One Bombus vancouverensis nearcticus chromosome 7, iyBomVanc1_principal, whole genome shotgun sequence DNA window includes the following coding sequences:
- the LOC117154810 gene encoding ionotropic receptor 25a-like: MTIGSRPIYRAVTGIAPPYVMYNNTSGTFYGYCIDLLNDIGSLAGFDYTIRKSFDEKYGDLDPKTGLWNGMIYELTSNMSDIAVGPIWITSSRAQVVDFAVPYQRPSGFTIMMLKKRRQVPFLRFLMILEIDVWIGFAFAFLFTIFLLYSLERYSPFSYRNNRPKYRNEADDRFSSLKECFWFAFTSITPHGGGEMPKNLSGKIVAGTWWLFGFVMVAAYSANLAAYETLERLQRNIESMDDLRKQYRVRYSTVANSSAFKYFLAMTRMEEWFYTNWRRMALDENTPEANRSDYAVWDYPFEDKFTKMYLAMKDTGFVRSVEEAVKMVREANHTYEFAFIAEAITVKYLTLTNCDFRQIGQEFGKKPFAFAVQRDSPLRTKLNDAITKLAIERRLNALEKKWWDENPSRANCPADKDFNAGFDVDNLAVTFLLILLGISLAVLILCLYYCWYCYQLNRRIKKVGLYATTRFTSRRK, from the exons ATGACCATCGGAAGCAGACCGATCTATCGAGCGGTAACGGGAATCGCTCCACCGTATGTCATGTACAATAATACCAGTGGCACTTTTTACGGATATTGCATCGATCTTCTGAACGACATTGGATCGTTGGCGGGTTTCGATTACACGATCAGAAAGTCTTTCGACGAAAAATACGGGGATTTGGATCCGAAGACTGGGCTTTGGAACGGTATGATCTACGAGTTAACGAGCAATATGTCGGATATCGCTGTCGGACCCATATGGATCACATCCAGCAGGGCTCAG GTAGTCGACTTCGCTGTTCCGTACCAAAGACCAAGCGGTTTCACGATAATGATGCTGAAGAAAAGGAGGCAAGTCCCGTTCCTCAGGTTCCTAATGATCTTGGAGATCGATGTCTGGATAGGTTTTGCGTTCGCTTTCCTCTTCAcgatatttctattatatagTCTGGAGAGGTACTCGCCCTTTAGCTACCGGAACAATCGGCCAAAGTATCGGAACGAGGCGGACGATCGATTCTCCTCGTTGAAGGAGTGTTTCTGGTTCGCGTTCACGTCAATCACTCCCCACGGAGGAGGAGAAATGCCCAAAAATTTATCAGGGAAAATAGTGGCCGGGACCTGGTGGCTGTTTGGCTTCGTCATGGTCGCCGCTTACTCTGCCAATCTCGCGGCCTATGAAACTCTAGAACGGTTGCAGAGAAACATCGAGTCAATGGACGACCTTAGAAAGCAGTATCGAGTTCGGTATTCCACTGTGGCCAATTCCTCggctttcaaatatttcttagCAATGACAAGGATGGAGGAATGGTTCTACAC GAACTGGAGACGTATGGCGTTAGACGAGAATACACCAGAAGCAAACAGATCCGATTATGCCGTGTGGGATTATCCGTTCGAGGACAAGTTCACGAAGATGTATCTTGCGATGAAGGACACGGGATTTGTTCGGAGCGTGGAAGAAGCGGTGAAAATGGTGCGGGAAGCAAACCACACTTACGAGTTCGCCTTTATAGCGGAAGCTATAACCGTAAAATATCTGACGTTGACGAACTGCGACTTCAGACAGATCGGGCAAGAGTTTGGCAAGAAACCGTTCGCTTTTGCGGTACAGAGGGACTCTCCTTTGAGAACGAAGCTCAATGACGC GATTACCAAGCTGGCAATTGAACGGAGATTAAACGCTCTGGAGAAGAAATGGTGGGACGAAAATCCTTCGAGAGCGAATTGCCCGGCTGACAAGGATTTTAACGCGGGCTTCGACGTCGACAATTTGGCTGTTACATTCTTGCTAATCCTTCTCGGTATATCGCTCGCTGTTCTAATACTCTGCCTTTATTATTGCTGGTATTGCTATCAGTTAAATAGAAGAATAAAAAAGGTAGGCCTCTATGCGACAACGCGATTCACTTCtcgtagaaaataa
- the LOC117156172 gene encoding hrp65 protein-like, whose protein sequence is MAETEIPKVIQEPQNTCTENSNENPRERNPSGDNRSPRGRRGGARFSGGRGGGMSGGNRYSDGPDRLMERIMSISGPTHDLPPQETTEKKFSGRNRLYIGNLTNDVTEEEIQQMFQQYGETSELFLNKEKNFSFVKMDYRVNAEKAKHELDRKMVKGRALKVRFAPLDSTIKVKNLTPWISNELLEKAFSVFGEVERAIVLVDKKGKSSGEGIIEFCKKNSAQFALRKCTEGCYRLTASPLPVIVELFEQQDDIDGYPDKSLPRTTEFFKAREIGPRFAEVGSFEYEYGTRWKQLYELRKQKIEAIEREMAIEEEKLEAQMEFERCEFETKRLREELRMREADRERQKREWEMKERQAEEQRTREEELRRRQQEEMAMAIRRQEEELHRRQQENNLFLQGQAMRGGGVGKSYDPISNDCDGFGQPDGGSNMPVDPKTFMNAYNNMDRGSRRVYNDDRSQMDLRNTRVNMGGNRGSGRGNSAGGRWQGGNDRNRQNDYPNKRRRY, encoded by the exons ATGGCAGAAACTGAAATACCTAAAGTAATACAAGAACCTCAGAATACTTGTACAGAAAATAGTAATGAAAATCCACGGGAACGGAATCCTTCAGGCGATAATCGCAGTCCGCGTGGTCGGAGAGGAGGAGCACGTTTTTCTGGTGGACGCGGTGGCGGAATGAGCGGAGGAAACAGATATAGCGATGGACCC GATCGCTTAATGGAGCGAATTATGAGTATTAGTGGACCTACGCATGATTTGCCACCTCAAGAAACTACAGAAAAAAAATTCAGTGGTCGTAATCGTCTGTATATTGGAAACTTGACAAATGACGTTACAGAAGAGGAGATCCAACAGATGTTTCAACAATATGGTGAAACATCTGAACTTTTtctaaataaagagaaaaactTTTCATTTGTTAAAATG GATTACAGGGTAAATGCTGAGAAAGCAAAACATGAATTAGATCGCAAAATGGTTAAGGGACGTGCACTTAAAGTTCGATTTGCTCCTCTTGATTCAACAATTAAAGTTAAGAATCTTACACCTTGGATTTCAAATGAATTGCTTGAAAAAGCATTCAGTGTCTTTGGTGAAGTCGAACGTGCTATAGTTCTAGTAGATAAAAAGGGGAAGTCCAGTGGGGAAGGAATTATAGAATTTTGCAAGAAGAATTCAGCCCAATTTGCTTTGCGGAAATGCACAGAAGGATGCTACCGTCTAACAGC GTCCCCATTACCTGTGATTGTTGAGTTATTTGAACAACAAGATGATATAGATGGTTATCCAGACAAATCTTTACCTCGAACTACTGAATTTTTTAAAGCTCGTGAAATTGGTCCAAGATTTGCAGAAGTAGGAAGTTTTGAATATGAGTATGGAACAAGATGGAAACAACTTTATGAATTACGTAAACAAAAAATAGAAGCAATAGAAAGAGAAATGGCAATCGAGGAAGAAAAATTGGAAGCTCAAATGGAGTTTGAACGATGCGAGTTTGAAACTAAACGCTTAAGAGAAG AATTGCGTATGCGTGAGGCTGATCGTGAGAGGCAAAAAAGAGAATGGGAAATGAAAGAAAGACAAGCTGAAGAACAAAGAACACGCGAGGAAGAATTACGAAGGCGACAGCAAGAGGAAATGGCAATGGCTATTAGAAGACAAGAAGAGGAGCTGCATAGGCGTCAAcaggaaaataatttatttttgcaG GGACAAGCAATGAGAGGAGGTGGAGTAGGAAAAAGTTATGATCCCATTAGTAACGACTGCGATGGATTTGGACAACCTGATG GTGGAAGCAACATGCCAGTG GATCCAAAGACATTTATGAATGCTTATAATAATATGGATCGTGGTAGTCGTAGGGTTTACAATGATGATCGTAGTCAAATGGATTTGAGGAATACGAGGGTCAATATGGGTGGTAATAGGGGTAGTGGTCGTGGAAATAGTGCTGGTGGACGTTGGCAAGGTGGAAATGATCGTAATCGTCAGAATGATTATCCTAATAAAAGGAGACGCTATTAA